CCGACGACCGGCTTTGTCGAGGTTCGCTATGACGAAGAGCGTAAGCGCGTGGTCTACGAGCCGGTGAAGCTTGCCCAGGAATTCCGCTCTTTCGATTACCTGTCCCCGTGGGAAGGCACCGACTACGTCCTGCCCGGCGACGAGAAGGCGAAGCAGTAATGGCTGAAGTCGAAGTCCGTAACTTTACGATTAACTTTGGCCCCGTGCATCCGTCCGCGCACGGCGTGCTGCGTTTGATCCTCGAACTCGACGGCGAACTCGTCGAACGTGTGGATCCGCATGTGGGGCTGCTGCATCGCGGCACCGAGAAGCTGATCGAGGCCAAGACGTATCTGCAGGCCGTGCCCTATTTCGATCGCCTCGACTATGTGGCGCCGATGAACCAGGAGCATGCCTTTGCCCTGGCCGTCGAAAAGCTGCTCGGGCTCGAAGTGCCGCGCCGTGGCCAGCTCATCCGCGTGCTCTACTCGGAAATCGGGCGCCTCTTGTCGCACCTGATGAACGTGACCACGCAGGCCATGGATATCGGCGCGCTGACGCCGCCGCTCTGGGGCTTCGAGCAGCGCGAAAAGCTGATGGTATTCTACGAGCGCGCTTCGGGTGCCCGCATGCACGCCGCCTATTTCCGTCCCGGCGGGGTCCATCAGGACCTGCCGCAGGACCTCGTGGATGACATCGCCACGTTCTGCGAGGAATTTCCTGCCGCGCTAGCCGATATCGACCGGCTGCTGACCGGCAACCGCATCTTCAAGCAGCGCAATGCCGACATCGGCGTCGTGTCGCTGGATGACGCGTGGGCCTGGGGCTTCTCGGGCGTGATGGTCCGTGGCTCGGGCGCGGCCTGGGACCTGCGCAAGTCGCAGCCCTACGAGTGCTACGACGAAATGGAGTTCGACGTGCCCGTCGGCTCGCATGGCGATTGCTACGACCGCTACCTCATCCGCATGGAAGAGATGCGCCAGTCCAATCGCATCATGCAGCAGTGCATCGAGAAGCTGAATGCGCCCGAAGGGCAGGGGCCGGTCGCCTCGACGGACGGCAAGGTCGTTCCGCCCAAGCGCGGCGAAATGAAGAAGTCGATGGAAGCCCTGATCCATCACTTCAAGCTCTATACCGAAGGCTACAAGGTGCCGGCCGGCGAGGTCTATGCCGCCGTCGAGGCGCCCAAGGGCGAGTTCGGCGTGTATCTGGTTTCGGACGGCACCAACCGTCCTTATCGCTGCAAGATCCGTGCTCCGGGCTTTGCGCACCTGCAGGCCATGGATTTCCTGTGCCGCGGCCACATGCTGGCCGACGTCGCCGCGATCCTCGGTTCGCTCGATATCGTGTTCGGAGAGGTGGATCGCTGATGAGTGTGCGGCGCCTAGCGGACGAGTCGGTTCAGCCGGCCTCCTTCGCCTTCACCAGGGAAAACGAGAGCTGGGCTCGCGCCAAGATGGCGGAGTATCCGGCCGGTCGCCAGCAGTCCGCGGTCATTCCGCTGCTGATGCGCGCGCAGGATCAGGATGGCTGGATTTCCCGCGCCACCATCGAGCATGTCGCGACCATGCTGGGCATGGCCTATATCCGCGTGCTGGAAGTGGCGACGTTCTACACCCAGTTCCAGCTCGCGCCGGTCGGCTCGCGCGCCCATATCCAGGTGTGCGGCACCACGCCCTGCATGCTGCGCGGTGCGGAAGACCTGCGCGAAGTCTGCCAGCGCAAGATTCATCATGATCCGCATACGGTGAGCGAAGACGGCACGCTGTCCTGGGAAGAGGTCGAGTGCCTGGGCGCCTGCGTCAATGCACCGATGGTCGCGATCTTTCACGACACCTATGAAGACCTGACTCCGCAGCGGCTCGAAGAGATCATCGACGAGTTCCAGGCGGGCAGGGGCGATCAGGTTCCCACCGGCCCACAGATCAAGCGCTCGTTCTCCGCGCCCGAGGCCGGCCGCACGACGCTGCTGATTGAACCCACCGCCAAGCGCGAAAAGTTCGTGCCGCCGCCGGCGCCCGAGGCGCCTGCCGCTGCTGCGCCTGCAACCGCCGCCGTTGCGGCACCTGCCAAGAAGGAAGACCCTGCACCGACCACTCCGGGCCGCAAGCGCCAGGTTTCCGAGGAAGCCGCGCCTGCGCTCAAGGCACCGGCCCGCGCCAAAAAGGTGTCGGTTGAAAAGGCCGAGGGCGAGCGCGTGGCGGCCGACAAGGCTGCCAAGGCCGACGGCAAGCCTGCGCGCGCCATGCGCGAGGATGCGACCGGGGCTGAATCCAAGGCCGGCAAGCTCGATGGCGGCGCTGCGGTTCCGCTGTTCAAGGCGCCGGAAGGCGCGGCCAGGGACGATCTCAAGATGATTTCGGGCGTTGGCCCGGTGCTCGAAGGCAAGCTCAATGCCATCGGCATCATCACCTTCGCCCAGGTCGCGGCCATGAAGAAGGCCGACATCGCCAGGCTCGAATCCCATCTCGCTTTCCCCGGACGGGTGGAGCGTGACGAGTGGATCAAGCAGGCCAAGGCGCTCGCGAAGGGCGGCGAGGCTGAATACATCCGCGTCTTCGGCAAGAAGCCGCGCTAGGGGGTGTGAGAGATGCTTGCAGATAAAG
The sequence above is a segment of the Paradevosia shaoguanensis genome. Coding sequences within it:
- a CDS encoding NADH-quinone oxidoreductase subunit D — its product is MAEVEVRNFTINFGPVHPSAHGVLRLILELDGELVERVDPHVGLLHRGTEKLIEAKTYLQAVPYFDRLDYVAPMNQEHAFALAVEKLLGLEVPRRGQLIRVLYSEIGRLLSHLMNVTTQAMDIGALTPPLWGFEQREKLMVFYERASGARMHAAYFRPGGVHQDLPQDLVDDIATFCEEFPAALADIDRLLTGNRIFKQRNADIGVVSLDDAWAWGFSGVMVRGSGAAWDLRKSQPYECYDEMEFDVPVGSHGDCYDRYLIRMEEMRQSNRIMQQCIEKLNAPEGQGPVASTDGKVVPPKRGEMKKSMEALIHHFKLYTEGYKVPAGEVYAAVEAPKGEFGVYLVSDGTNRPYRCKIRAPGFAHLQAMDFLCRGHMLADVAAILGSLDIVFGEVDR
- a CDS encoding NADH-quinone oxidoreductase subunit E, whose protein sequence is MSVRRLADESVQPASFAFTRENESWARAKMAEYPAGRQQSAVIPLLMRAQDQDGWISRATIEHVATMLGMAYIRVLEVATFYTQFQLAPVGSRAHIQVCGTTPCMLRGAEDLREVCQRKIHHDPHTVSEDGTLSWEEVECLGACVNAPMVAIFHDTYEDLTPQRLEEIIDEFQAGRGDQVPTGPQIKRSFSAPEAGRTTLLIEPTAKREKFVPPPAPEAPAAAAPATAAVAAPAKKEDPAPTTPGRKRQVSEEAAPALKAPARAKKVSVEKAEGERVAADKAAKADGKPARAMREDATGAESKAGKLDGGAAVPLFKAPEGAARDDLKMISGVGPVLEGKLNAIGIITFAQVAAMKKADIARLESHLAFPGRVERDEWIKQAKALAKGGEAEYIRVFGKKPR